TCCACAGCCGCAAAAGAATCAGTTCTATGTTGCCGCCATCGCCCCGTTGGGGCGCCTGGATTCGACGATGCTCAGGGGCGCTGCACAACTGGCCCGCGACTATGGGGACGGCACCTTGCGCTTGACCCCCTGGCAAGGCGTGCTGCTGCCCAGCGTCGAAAAACCTCACGCCGTGACTGAACGTCTGGCGCAACTGGGCTTTCTCTGTTCCATCGACCAACCCCTGGCGCGCCTGACTGCCTGCACCGGTTCCAGTGGCTGTGGCAAAGCCCTGGCCGACACCAAGGCCGACGCCCTGCAACTGGCTGCGCTGCAACCTGACCACGATGTGCACCTGTCCGGTTGCCCACGTTCCTGTGCCGCCGCGCACACCGCCCCTGTCACCTTGCTGGCAGTGAGCCCCGGCCACTACGACCTCTATTTTCGCGATGCAGCCCACCCAGGTTTCGGCCGGCTGCACGCGCGCACTCTTTCCATTGAAGCGGCGGGCGCCCTGTTGCGCGCTCGTCCACGGAGCAACACCGATGATTGATTACATCCGCGACGGTCAGGAGATCTATCGCAACTCCTTCGCCATTATTCGCGCGGAAGCCAAGTTGGACCGCATCCCGGCCGACCTGGAAAAACTCGCGGTACGGGTGATTCATGCCTGCGGCATGGTCGAGGCCATCGACGGCCTGCAATTTTCCGAAGGTGCCGGCAAAGCCGGGCGCGATGCGCTGGCCGCTGGCGCGCCGATTCTGTGTGATGCGCGGATGGTCTCTGAAGGCGTGACCCGTACGCGCCTGCCGGCCAATAACGAAGTGATCTGCACCCTGCGCGACGACAGCGTGCCGGAGCTGGCGCGGGAACTGGGCAACACCCGTTCCGCTGCCGCCCTGGAGCTGTGGCGCCCGCACCTGGAAGGCAGTGTGGTGGTGATCGGCAATGCGCCGACCGCGTTGTTCTACCTGCTGGAAATGCTCGATGCCGGCGCACCGAAACCGGCGTTGATCCTCGGTTTCCCGGTGGGGTTTGTCGGCGCTGCCGAATCCAAGGCGATGCTCGCGGCCGACAGCCGTGGCGTGCCGTTCGTGATCATGCAAGGCCGCCTGGGCGGTAGCGCGATGGCCGCTGCTGCGGTCAATGCACTTGCCACGGAGGTCGAATAATGCCGGCACGTGGACGGTTGATCGGCCTGGGCGTGGGCCCCGGCGACCCGGAACTGATCACCCTCAAGGCCCTGCGCCTGCTGCGCGAGTCGCCGGTGGTGGCGTATTTCGTGGCCAAGGGCAAGAAGGGCAATGCCTTTGGCATCATCGAAGACCACCTGGTGGCACAACAGACCTTGATGCCGCTGGTGTACCCGGTGACCACCGAAGTGTTGCCGGCGCCGCTGTCCTACGAGCAGGTGATCAGCGATTTCTACGACACGGCCAGCCTGGATGTGGCCGCGCACCTCGACGCCGGTCGCGATGTGGCGGTGATCTGCGAGGGTGACCCGTTCTTTTACGGTTCCTATATGTACCTGCACGACCGTCTGGCCGAGCGCTACGAAGCCCAGGTCATCCCGGGCGTGTGCTCGATGCTTGGCGGTGCCTCGGTGCTCGGCGCGCCGTTGGTGTATCGCAACCAGAGCCTGTCGGTGCTGTCCGGCGTGTTGCCGCACGATGACCTCAAGCGCCGCCTGGCGGATGCCGATGCGGCGGTGATCATGAAGCTGGGGCGCAACTTCCCCAAGGTGCGTCAGGTGCTTGAAGAACTGGGGTTGGCCGAGCGCGCGTTGTATGTGGAGCGCGCCACCATGGCCAACCAGAAGATCGTGCCGCTGGATCAGGTCGACCCCTCGTCGTCCCCCTACTTCTCGCTGATCATCGTGCCCGGTGAACGGTGGCAAGGGTGATGCGCCCGGCGATTGTCATCCTCGGCCAGGGCAGCCTGGCGACTGCGCGCAAGATCCAGCAGGTGTACCCCGACGCTGTGATCCACGGTTTGGCCGCTCGGGTTGAAGGCGCGGACCAGCCCTACGCTGAATTCGGCGCGACCCTGCGCCAGCTTTACCAGCAAGGCACACCGCTGATTGTGCTGTGCGCCGCTGGTATCGTGATCCGCACCCTCGCGCCGCTGCTGCTGGAAAAAGGCGAAGAGCCGGCCGTGCTGGCCGTGGCCGAAGACGGCAGCGCCGTGGTGCCGCTGCTCGGTGGCCTGGGCGGTGTAAACGTCATGGCCCGCGAAATCGCGGCCGCACTGCACGTGGCGGCGGCGATCACCACCAGCGGCGAGCTGCGTTTCGGCACCTGCCTGCTCAACCCGCCAAGGGGCTATGAGTTGGCCGACCTGGAGCTGGGCAAGCGCTTTGTGTCCGACCTGCTGGCCGGCGAAAGCGTGCGCATCGAAGGCCTGGCGCCGTGGTTGGACCAAGCGAACCTGCCCCAGGACCAGCAAGCACGCCTGGCGATTCACGTGGGCAGTGCCGAGCGCGTGCCTGCGGCCAATGAGCTGCTGATCTATCCGAAGACCGTGTGTGTGACCTGCAAGCCCGGCGCGGGCTTGGCCGAGCGTGTGCGCGCTGCGCTGCATGAGGCGGGTATCGCCGTGCAATCCCTGGCGTGCCTGTTGGCCAGCGACACGCAGATGGCCGAGGCGTCGCTGCATGAAGCGGCCTTGGCCCTGGCGGTGCCGCTGCGTTTTGCCAGTGTCAGCCAGGATGCCGACATCGTGATTGATGTCGCCGAGCAGCCGTTGGACTTGTCGCACGTTGGCCGCCCGCGTGGTCGTCTCGCCGTGATTGGCCTGGGCCCTGGCGCTGCCGAGTTGATGGTGCCGGCGGTGAAGGCTGAGCTGGCGCGCTGCACCGACGTGCTGGGTTATGAAACCTACGTGCGCATGGCCGGGCCGTTTCGTGACGACCAGGTTCAGCACTGCACCGACAACCGTGAAGAAATGCAGCGCGCGCGCCACGCCTTCGAACTGGCCGCCCAAGGCCGTTCGGTGGTAGTGGTGTCGTCCGGCGACCCAGGCGTGTTCGCCATGGCGGCGGCGGTGATCGAGGCATTGCACGAGTCCAGCGACCCGGCCTGGCATCAGGTCGACCTGCAGATCCTGCCCGGTGTTTCGGCCTCCCTGGCCACTGCTGCCCAGGCCGGTGCGCCGTTGGGGCACGACTTCTGTGTGATGTCGCTGTCGGACAACCTCAAGCCGTGGTCGATCATCGAAAAGCGCCTGGACCTTGCCTCCCAGGCCGACCTGGCCCTGGCGTTCTACAACCCGATTTCGCGCTCGCGGCCGTGGCAGTTGGGCCGTGCGCTGGAAATCGTCGCGTTGCATCGCACGCCTGAAACACCGGTGGTGCTGGGCCGCGATATCGGCCGCCCGGGCCAGACCCTGCGCGTCACCACGCTGGGTCAACTGACCCCGGAGCAGGTGGATATGCGCACGATGGTGCTGATCGGCTCGTCCACCACCTGCACATTCCCCCGTGCCGGTGGCGGTGAGTGGGTGTATACGCCGCGTTGGTACGGCGACAAACCCGCCTCCTGAGGCTGCATGAAAGCTCCGATTAGCTGTGGGTAATTACCGGCGGCTATTCGGAGTTTTTTTCGTTCTCTATCGATGAAAACCAGAACGGCTGCCGATGTTCCCCGCGATTGCTGGGCGGCGTGTTCCGGGGTGCCCCTGCCAGCTAACGTTGTCGCCTGGAAAGCCCGCCTGGCAGTGGACTAGTGTGCAAGTAAGCCCATGTGGGGTGCTTGTGGAGAATTGAAATGGAGCGACATCACAGAAGGATCAACAGTAAGGGAAGGCGCAAGTTGATTGCCGCCTACGCGTTGCCGAAAACGCCCGGTGCGCTGTCCGTTTTACCGCAGGACACCGAGGAGGATTGCAACGCGGCGGTGGTCAACAACAGCGTGATTTCATTTGCTGAAGGCCTGTCGGGTTTGAACCGGGAGTACATCCGCAAAAGCTATCTGTTGGCCAGCAGCTACGTCAGCGATGTATTGAACATCCAGCGAGGCAGTGAGGCCTGGTACGACGAATTTATCAAGGTGATGATCAGCCTGGGGTGGCTGCCGGTGCGCAGTCGTTTTGAACGGGTTTCTTACTCCGGCAAAGGCCTGACAGTGCAATTGGCGGCGCTGAATTTCATCGCTGCGCTGCTGGCGTCGACGTCATTGTCCGGGCCGCTGCTCACTGCGCTGCCTAAACTGGCCGCCGATGCGCTGGAAGCCTTGAAGCAGCAACCCGGGTGTTTCGAGCTGTTCAAGCGCAACAGCACGGTGCACCAGGGGGGGGATTTCGGCCTGGCGTCCTGTGCCGAAACGGACGGCGAGTTGATGATGGTGCTGGTGACCTACAGCACCCACGGCGAGAGCAAGCAGGTGGGGGTGCCGTTCCTGGAGTGGGACTGCTCCTCGGCCGAGGCGTTCAGTGGGCAGACCTGCATGGTGTTGAATACCTCGGTGGTCAATGAAACAACCCTGCAACTGATGCGTGAGAGCGCGGGCGACAAGGTGCAGTTGGCGATCGCCAAGTACCGCATCTAAGGCACCAGATACCCGCGCACACCGGTAAAGATGATTTGCGCGGCGAGTGCGCAGACGAACAGGCCCATTAACCGGCTGACTATCTGCAAGCCTTGGTCACCGAGAATGCGCTCGATACGGTTGGAGAGGTAAAGCACGACGCCAACCGTAAAACTGGCCAGGGCGATGCTGAGGATGGCAGTAATCTTGTCATCCCAGTGCGGCTGGCTCACGCCCATCACCAGCAAGGCGCCGATGGTGCCGGGGCCGACGGTGAGGGGGATGGTCAGCGGCACGATGGTCACGTCCTGCTGCACGTTGTCGGTCTGTACGGCCGACTTGCCCTGGGCCATGCCCAGGGCCGAGATAAACAGCACGCTGCCGGCGCCGATGCGGAACGCATCCACGGTGATGCCGAACACACTGAAAATCACTCGGCCGAACAGGTAGAGCAACACGCTTGATACTAGGGTCGCCAGCGCGACCTTCCAGGCCAGGCGCCGCCGTTCTTTGCTGGAGTAGCCACGGGTCAGGCTGATAAAGCAGGACAGCACGAAGAACGGGCTGTAGAGCACCAGCATTTTCAGGTAGACGCTGAATAACACGTGGAGCATGGGGGCGGGCTCGCGGGCGGGGGAAGTGTCGAGAGTCTAACAGGCGCCAGGGATCAGATGTGGAGGGGGTTTGCCCCTACCCACATGGGATCGTATTTGAGGTCAGGAAGGCGCGTGCTCCGGGCGCTGCTGACGCTGCGCGACCCAGAATTCCACCAGCTCCCGCAACTGCGACAACTCCACCGGCTTGGCCATGTGCCCGTCCATCCCGGCCTGGCGCGCGCGTTCTTTGTGTTCCGAAAGGATGTGCGCCGTGAGCGCCACTACCGGAGTGCGAATGCGCTGGTGGCTGACTTCCCATGCGCGCAGTTGCTGAGTGGCCGAGAAGCCATCAAGGATCGGCATTTCACAGTCCATCAACACCAAATCGTAGCGCTGGGCTTTCATCGCCTCCAGCGCTTCTTCGCCGTTGCTGGCGGTGTCCGGGTTGAGGTTGAGCTTGCCGAGCATGCCGCGAATCACTTTGGTGGAGATGCTGTTGTCTTCAGCCACCAGGATCTTGAAATCGCTCGGCACGATCACCGCCGCCGGGGTGTTCAGGACTGCGCGTGGTTGCACGCCACCTTTGCTGCGTTGGGTCAACTCATCGGCCAAGGTGGTCTTGAGGGTATAACCGGCCACTGGCTTGGCGAGGATGCGTTTGATCCCGCAGTTGCGCGCAATGATCTTGCTCGGCGCATTGCTGATGCCGGTGAGCATGATCAGTAGGATGTCGTGGTTCAGGCTCGGGTCTTCCTTGATCTTCGCTGCCAGTTGCATGCCGGTCATGCCGGGCATGTTCTGGTCCAGCAGCACCACGTCGAAGTAATCACGCAGGTGCGCCTTGGTGCGCAGCAACGCCAAGGCCTCCTTGCCCGATGGCACTGCGCTGACGTTCAGGCCCCAGGCGGTGCACTGCTGCACCAGCACTTTGCGGCAGGTGTCGTTGTCGTCGACCACCAGCACGCGGGCGCCCTTGAGCGGGCCGTCGAGGTCGGAGGTGGGGTGTTCCAGGCGTTCAGGGTCCAGTGGTAGCGTCAGCCACAGGGTACTGCCCTGGTGGCTGCCGCTTTTGATACCGAACTCGCCGCTCATCAACAGGATCAGTTGGCGTGCGATGACCAGGCCCAGGTGGCCGCTCAAACGGGTGGCCGAGAGGAAGTTCTTGCTGTGCAGCTCACTGTGCAGCAGGGCGTCGCGTTCGGCGGCTTCCATCGGCAGGCCGCTGTCTTGTACCGCAATGCGCAGGCGCGGCTTGGTGCTGCGGTCGTCCAGGGCGACCACGATCAGCACTTCGCCTTCATCGGTTTTTTGCAAGGCGTTTTCCAGCAGGCTCAACAGCGCTTGGCGCAGGCGCGTCGGGTCCCCGCTGATGACGCGTGGCACTTGGGGCTGGATAAAACTGATCAGCTCGACGTTTTGCTGCTCGGCCTTTGCGCGGAAGATGCTCAGGCAGTCTTCGATCAGGGCGTTGAGGT
The genomic region above belongs to Pseudomonas sp. S35 and contains:
- a CDS encoding precorrin-8X methylmutase; the protein is MIDYIRDGQEIYRNSFAIIRAEAKLDRIPADLEKLAVRVIHACGMVEAIDGLQFSEGAGKAGRDALAAGAPILCDARMVSEGVTRTRLPANNEVICTLRDDSVPELARELGNTRSAAALELWRPHLEGSVVVIGNAPTALFYLLEMLDAGAPKPALILGFPVGFVGAAESKAMLAADSRGVPFVIMQGRLGGSAMAAAAVNALATEVE
- a CDS encoding precorrin-2 C(20)-methyltransferase yields the protein MPARGRLIGLGVGPGDPELITLKALRLLRESPVVAYFVAKGKKGNAFGIIEDHLVAQQTLMPLVYPVTTEVLPAPLSYEQVISDFYDTASLDVAAHLDAGRDVAVICEGDPFFYGSYMYLHDRLAERYEAQVIPGVCSMLGGASVLGAPLVYRNQSLSVLSGVLPHDDLKRRLADADAAVIMKLGRNFPKVRQVLEELGLAERALYVERATMANQKIVPLDQVDPSSSPYFSLIIVPGERWQG
- the cobJ gene encoding precorrin-3B C(17)-methyltransferase, producing the protein MRPAIVILGQGSLATARKIQQVYPDAVIHGLAARVEGADQPYAEFGATLRQLYQQGTPLIVLCAAGIVIRTLAPLLLEKGEEPAVLAVAEDGSAVVPLLGGLGGVNVMAREIAAALHVAAAITTSGELRFGTCLLNPPRGYELADLELGKRFVSDLLAGESVRIEGLAPWLDQANLPQDQQARLAIHVGSAERVPAANELLIYPKTVCVTCKPGAGLAERVRAALHEAGIAVQSLACLLASDTQMAEASLHEAALALAVPLRFASVSQDADIVIDVAEQPLDLSHVGRPRGRLAVIGLGPGAAELMVPAVKAELARCTDVLGYETYVRMAGPFRDDQVQHCTDNREEMQRARHAFELAAQGRSVVVVSSGDPGVFAMAAAVIEALHESSDPAWHQVDLQILPGVSASLATAAQAGAPLGHDFCVMSLSDNLKPWSIIEKRLDLASQADLALAFYNPISRSRPWQLGRALEIVALHRTPETPVVLGRDIGRPGQTLRVTTLGQLTPEQVDMRTMVLIGSSTTCTFPRAGGGEWVYTPRWYGDKPAS
- a CDS encoding MarC family protein; translation: MLHVLFSVYLKMLVLYSPFFVLSCFISLTRGYSSKERRRLAWKVALATLVSSVLLYLFGRVIFSVFGITVDAFRIGAGSVLFISALGMAQGKSAVQTDNVQQDVTIVPLTIPLTVGPGTIGALLVMGVSQPHWDDKITAILSIALASFTVGVVLYLSNRIERILGDQGLQIVSRLMGLFVCALAAQIIFTGVRGYLVP